In Tessaracoccus sp. MC1865, the DNA window GGCCACCAGCATGGCCAATGCGATCAGCCAGCTCGCGCTGTTCAATCGAGCGCTCTTCCTCGTGATGGAGCGCGAGATCAAGGCCACCACCCAGGCTGTCCAGAGTCTGCAGCCTGGCGCCAAGGGCTATCACTACCGACGGGTTGCCAACGCGCTCGATCTTCTGAGGGCGTTGCGGACGAACCTGCAGGACGCCCAGTTCGGACGCCCTGTCCGAGACAGCGCCGATGCGCTTGCCGGCAAGGTGACGGAATGCCTCTCGGCTCCTCAGTTGCTTCAGCCTGGCACGTGGCCCACAGGCGGTGGGCAGGCCTCTGTCCCGCCGGCCCCCACGGACTCGGTGCCGGATCCGGATGAGGCAGAATCACGGGTGGACGATCCGGCTGGCGCCCAGCGGCCCGGCGGAACCAACGACGGGGTGAAGAGGTAAGGAATGCGTGGAGCCGTTTCGATGGGATTGCGGTCCCTGGCCGCCTGCAGTGTCACGCTATTGATCGTGAGCACCGGCTGCACCCCGGACGGCCCGGCACCCCCCAGCCCTACAGGGACTGTTGAGGCGTCGACGGATGCTCCCTCGGCGACCCGGTCGTCCAGTGACCCGGCGGCCACTGGGTCGGTGCAGCTGGAGGAGTTGGGCGAGGACGATTACCCCACGACCGTCGGGGATTTCACCCTGAACTGGCTGCTCGGACAGCCGGTGTACGACGCCGGAAAAGCGGATCGGATCGTTGTTGCGCCCTGGGCATGGAGTGAGCGGGCGGCCGAGTGGAGCGAGGGCCTCGAGAATGGGCAGACAGAACTGCGCCCCGGTGTCTGGTGCTACGAGGCGAATGACGCGCAATGGTGCGTCGGGAACTCGGCGAGCGGTCGCCTCTTCCTCAACCGGGACATGTTTGACACCTTGACGCTGGACGAACTCGCCGCCTGGACCGAAAGCTTTGTGGCGGAGGTTCCCTGACGTGACCGAACTCGACGACGACCTGGACCCGCTCGCGCCGCCACCCTACGGCGGCGATGAGCCCGAGGAAGAGGCGATCGACGAATCCGACGGCGGGTTCTCAGACCGCGAAGGCATTGTGCGCCTCTGGTCTGAGCACGGCCGCCTCACCAAGGTGCGGCTGAGCCCCGTCTGGTTCCACAAGGTGCCCGACGCCGCGGCGTTGGAGGCCCGGTTCCGCGAGGCGCTGATGCTGTCGACCCTCCAGCTGGCGGCACCGCCAGAACCCGGTGCGGCTCCCGAGGAGCCCGAACTGCCCCGTGAAGTGCGCGAGCGTCTGCGCGACCTGCCCGCGCTCAGCCGTCGGTCGCTGGTGTTGTTCGACACCCTCGGCCGGGACCTCGACGCGCGGCATGCCGCAGCCCTGGCTGCGACCCGGCAGACGGAACCAGCCGTGCCGGCCCGGGGCCGCTCGAAGGGCGTCACCGTCATCCTCAACGTCGACGGTGGGGCGGAACGCATCATGTTCGATCCGAAGTGGCTCGACGATGCCCAGGTGGGGTCGATCTGTACCCACATCATGCTGGCGGCCGAACGGGCCTATGCGCGCCACAATGCCGTCGAGCTGCCACCTGCTGCGCTGGATGAACTGGCCCAGGAGAGAGACCTCATGAGGGCGGCGCTGCTCACCATGCTGCAGCCGCGCGACAGGCGGCCCTGACAGCGTCCTTTCTCCCAATCGGGCGCGGCGCACGGCGATTCAGCACGCAGTTATGTGCACCGGTGTCTAAGACCTGTGCACAGGTGTGCACGGCTGTTGCAATGACGTGCAACTTGCTCTTTGCTGGGGTCAAACGCGTCTATGGAAGACGTCTATCTGACACTGCAGTCAGGAATGGAGAAATCATGGGAACCATCTTCCTCTCTGAGGCCGTTGGCTCGATGCTGCTGCTGCTACTCGGTGGTGGCGTGGTGGCCAACGCATTGCTCGCCAAGACCAAGGGCAACGGCCAGGGCTTCCTCTTCATCAACTGGGGGTGGGGCCTCGCGGTGTTCGCCGGTGTCCTCGCCTCCTACGCATCGGGCGGTCACATCAACCCCGCCGTCACCGTCGGCCTGCTCGTCAACGGCGCTGAGGAAATGGGTGGAGAGCCCGTCTCCGTCGGCCTCGTGCTCGTGTACTTCGCCGCCCAGCTCGTCGGTGCCATGGCCGGCGCCGGCCTCGTGTGGCTGTCGTACAAGCAGCACTTCGACACCGAGACGGACCCCAACCTCAAGCTGGCCGTCTTCTCGACCGCACCTGAGATCCGCAACCCGCTCTGGAACCTCATGACTGAGGCCATCGGCACCTTCGTGCTCGTGTTCGTCGTCATCGCGGCCGGCAAGTTCACCGAGGCGGGCGGCGAAGGTCCGGCCAACCTCGGCTGGCTCGGCGCCCTCGGCGTGGCACTGCTCGTCGTCGGTATCGGCATCAGCCTCGGTGGTCCCACCGGTTACGCCATCAACCCCACCCGTGACCTCGGCCCCCGCCTCATGCACGCCATCCTGCCCATCCCCGGCAAGCGCGACTCCGACTGGAGCTACGCCTGGGTTCCGGTGGTCGGCCCCCTGATCGGTGGCGCTCTCGCGGGTCTGCTCGCGATGGTCCTGCTCCCGCCGGTCGCCTGATCGCATCCATCCAACCTCACTGACGAGAAGGACTGAAGACACATGACTGACAAGTACGTACTTGCCATCGACCAGGGCACGACGAGTTCCCGCGCCATCGTTTTCGACCACAAGGGCACCATCGTGTCGGTCGGCCAGAAGGAACACGAGCAGATCTTCCCCCGCGCCGGCTGGGTCGAGCACGACCCGCAGGAGATCTGGCGCAACGTGCGCTCCGTCGTGGCGGATG includes these proteins:
- a CDS encoding MIP/aquaporin family protein translates to MGTIFLSEAVGSMLLLLLGGGVVANALLAKTKGNGQGFLFINWGWGLAVFAGVLASYASGGHINPAVTVGLLVNGAEEMGGEPVSVGLVLVYFAAQLVGAMAGAGLVWLSYKQHFDTETDPNLKLAVFSTAPEIRNPLWNLMTEAIGTFVLVFVVIAAGKFTEAGGEGPANLGWLGALGVALLVVGIGISLGGPTGYAINPTRDLGPRLMHAILPIPGKRDSDWSYAWVPVVGPLIGGALAGLLAMVLLPPVA